The following are encoded together in the Oreochromis aureus strain Israel breed Guangdong linkage group 18, ZZ_aureus, whole genome shotgun sequence genome:
- the LOC116314279 gene encoding uncharacterized protein LOC116314279 yields the protein MSAEAELQPGVKTSQRKESRRIKGQDRSEAGLIKRFRGDGVRYKAKLIGIDEVTAARGDKLCQDSMMKLKGMASSARSKGEHKQRVFLTVSFGGIKIYCERSGVLLHHHSVHEISYIAKDTRDHRAFGYVCGKEGHHRFVAIKTAQSAEPLIIDLRDLFTLIYDIKQREEMEKKAQKDKQCEQAVYQTILEDEVDDPVYQYIVFEAGHEPLRGPQSEESVYQVPTSQQKEGIYDVPKRHFMTNINHFDLFGDMSTPPSMPPSPANTLDPSRSSRQQQHTPAELYAPFSPTSVPSGYMTMGPVQAAQWAQQPFPAQAQTLAFPVQAPLQVAQVLPSGQPVIWSQANIFPATQQQWAAMAAYMPAQTVGVGGHAIPAAMLQGLVPITTMCPQACDLSAPSSAITSPQHTADPTLLQKQLSLGKEGLDSDAGEGPSTSGAAVSVEPGGVSAGVSRCGTPGLMSVPDTLACSQLLPPPAAATQEEEGSCSDLDLSRMTLSPGTSTSPSTESPSTPAPQQSSSSDCPPSQGSDPPTDHSPVDPEGNSSNAKEEQSGSAVVPSEAADPPQDQTCPQEDSRAECLLLIHSQSQHTNMLSMVIQSSAINLHSCLLHVTLSLVLLSNVAVATGSNEDPSSRQARSVGDPVVIHPVDCILSEWSAWSRCDICQKRKYRYAKVEQPSQFGGEQCNSHAREEEACNVPARYTCDSVPLCEGFLCTQTGRCIPRTLQCNGEDDCGDMSDEHGCRKVPKPCRQEAEEYWGIENLAKGINILNSNLEGVVLDNRYYAGSCLPHYIQDVRFRKPYNLQQYTFQTRGSYDFSLQAFESYSDYMDYTMKERMSKTVVSFGFGIPGIVEFGFNYNDNKYSKSVKKLRSASGKTNSFVRAKAELELAQYMLKTDDLMLHPEFLRRLRSLPQAYDYGEYRQIYRDYGTHYVTEAALGGDYEHTIILDKEKLAKTEYSLEDYKNCVQAGLKVGANIFGVYVSVGFHGGSCDGLLNEMGEEKGTESEVEDFVAIVRGGSSESVSALLSKKLPTPELMRLWGEGVRFNPDFIRQTTRPLYELVTSRDFSHHAILKRNLKRALSEYLAEASPCRCAPCRNNGVAVLKGTKCDCVCPVGYTGRACEITNRKKEIAIDGNWSCWGAWSSCSGGQKTRSRQCNNPLPSNGGMACTGLQQESTACF from the exons GGAATGGCTTCCTCGGCACGTTCCAAAGGGGAGCACAAGCAGAGAGTCTTCTTGACGGTGTCTTTTGGCGGGATCAAGATTTACTGTGAAAGATCAGGG GTGCTCCTTCATCACCACTCAGTCCATGAGATCAGCTACATTGCCAAGGACACCCGGGATCATCGCGCCTTTGGCTATGTCTGTGGGAAGGAGGGCCACCACAGGTTTGTGGCCATCAAGACCGCGCAGTCT GCGGAGCCTCTCATCATTGACCTGCGTGACCTCTTCACACTCATCTACGACATAAAACAGCGGGAGGAGATGGAGAAGAAGGCCCAGAAGGACAAACAGTGTGAGCAGGCAGTGTACCAG ACTATCCTGGAAGATGAAGTGGATGATCCAGTTTACCAG TACATAGTGTTTGAGGCTGGACACGAACCCCTCCGTGGCCCCCAGTCAGAGGAGAGCGTTTATCAG GTCCCAACCAGTCAGCAGAAGGAAGGGATCTATGATGTCCCAAAACGCCATTTCATGACT aatatcaaccacTTTGATCTTTTCGGCGACATGTCAACTCCTCCTTCG ATGCCCCCATCACCTGCCAACACGCTGGACCCTAGCAGGAGCAGCCGCCAGCAGCAACACACTCCTGCTGAGCTGTACGCCCCCTTCAGCCCCACCTCTGTGCCGTCAG GTTATATGACCATGGGTCCTGTGCAGGCAGCACAGTGGGCTCAGCAGCCATTTCCCGCCCAGGCTCAGACTCTGGCCTTCCCTGTGCAGGCACCTCTGCAGGTGGCTCAGGTCCTCCCCAGTGGTCAGCCGGTCATCTGGAGCCAGGCCAACATTTTCCCTGCCACACAGCAGCAGTGGGCAGCTATGGCAGCCTACATGCCGGCCCAGACAGTGGGCGTGGGGGGCCACGCCATCCCGGCCGCCATGCTCCAGGGCTTAGTACCCATAACCACAATGTGCCCCCAGGCCTGCGACCTATCAGCCCCGTCCTCGGCCATCACCAGCCCCCAGCATACGGCCGACCCCACCCTGCTCCAGAAGCAGCTCAGCCTGGGTAAAGAAGGCCTCGACTCAGATGCAGGTGAGGGTCCTTCCACATCGGGAGCAGCTGTATCAGTAGAACCTGGTGGTGTATCAGCAGGGGTGAGCAGGTGCGGCACCCCAGGCCTCATGAGTGTACCGGACACACTGGCCTGCAGTCAGCTCCTGCCACCTCCAGCTGCTGCGACCCAGGAAGAAGAAGGGAGCTGTAGCGACCTTGATCTCTCTAGGATGACTCTGAGTCCCGGTACATCGACTTCACCGTCTACTGAGTCTC CATCCACTCCAgccccacagcagagctcatcTTCAGACTGCCCCCCTTCCCAAGGCAGTGACCCACCCACAGATCACTCCCCTGTTGACCCTGAGGGCAACTCCAGCAACGCTAAGGAGGAACAATCG gGCTCTGCCGTTGTGCCCAGCGAAGCTGCTGATCCTCCACAGGATCAGACATGTCCACAGGAAGACAGC AGAGCAGAGTGTCTTCTCCTCATTCACAGTCAGtcacaacacacaaacatgctttcTATGGTGATACAGAGCAGTGCAATCAATTTGCACAGCTGTCTGCTCCACGTTACTTTGAGCTTGGTGCTGCTAAG TAATGTTGCAGTGGCCACAGGAAGCAATGAAGACCCTAGCAGTCGTCAAGCCCGGTCAGTGGGTGACCCAGTGGTAATTCACCCAGTGGATTGCATTTTGTCAGAGTGGAGCGCATGGTCACGTTGTGACATCTGTCAAAAGAGGAAA TATCGCTATGCTAAAGTGGAGCAGCCTTCTCAGTTTGGAGGGGAACAGTGCAATTCCCATGCCAGGGAGGAGGAGGCCTGTAATGTTCCAGCCCGCTACACTTGTGACAGTGTTCCTCTCTGTGAGGGCTTCCTCTGCACCCAAACAG GTCGCTGTATTCCTAGAACTCTGCAGTGTAATGGGGAGGATGACTGTGGGGACATGTCAGATGAACATGGCTGCAGGAAGGTTCCCAAGCCCTGCaggcaggaggctgaggagtacTGGGGAATCGAAAACCTTGCCAAAGG AATAAACATCTTGAACAGTAACCTGGAAGGAGTGGTGCTTGATAACAGATACTATGCAGGCAGCTGCCTGCCCCACTACATCCAGGATGTCAGATTCAGGAAGCCCTACAACTTACAACAGTATACCTTTCAG ACGAGAGGCTCCTATGATTTTAGCCTGCAGGCTTTTGAATCCTACTCTGACTACATGGACTACACCATGAAGGAGCGCATGAGCAAAACCGTTGTTTCCTTCGGCTTTGGCATTCCAGGAATTGTCGAGTTTGGCTTCAACTACAATGATAACAAATACAGCAAGTCAGTTAAGAAACTTCGCAGTGCCTCTGGGAAG ACAAACAGCTTTGTGAGGGCCAAGGCAGAGCTGGAGTTGGCCCAGTACATGCTGAAGACGGATGATTTAATGCTACACCCCGAGTTTCTGCGGCGCCTACGCTCCCTGCCGCAGGCTTATGATTATGGGGAATACAGGCAGATTTACAGGGACTATGGCACCCACTATGTCACCGAGGCTGCCCTCGGAGGAGACTATGAGCACACCATTATTTTGGACAAAGAGAAGCTTGCAAAGACAG AATATTCTTTAGAAGACTACAAGAACTGCGTACAGGCAGGTTTAAAGGTTGGCGCAAACATATTCGGTGTCTATGTATCAGTGGGGTTTCACGGGGGATCCTGTGATGGCCTGCTGAACGAGATGGGAG AGGAGAAAGGGACTGAGAGTGAGGTGGAAGACTTTGTTGCTATTGTAAGAGGTGGAAGTAGCGAATCCGTCTCTGCTTTGTTGTCCAAGAAGCTTCCCACCCCTGAACTAATGAGGCTATGGGGTGAAGGTGTGCGGTTCAACCCTGACTTCATTCGCCAAACG ACACGGCCACTCTATGAGCTGGTGACCTCCAGAGACTTTTCCCATCATGCTATCCTGAAAAGAAACCTGAAGAGAGCCCTGTCAGAGTACCTGGCAGAGGCTAGTCCGTGCCGGTGTGCTCCCTGTCGCAACAATGGAGTGGCTGTTCTGAAAG GTACaaagtgtgactgtgtgtgtcctGTTGGCTATACTGGAAGAGCCTGTGAGATCACTAATAGGAAAAAAG AAATAGCCATTGATGGTAACTGGAGCTGCTGGGGTGCGTGGTCATCCTGCAGTGGAGGGCAGAAGACAAGGAGTCGACAGTGCAACAACCCTCTACCCAGCAATGGAGGCATGGCATGCACAGGACTGCAGCAAGAGTCTACTGCCTGCTTTTAA
- the c8a gene encoding complement component C8 alpha chain: protein MGTFLRLLLGLCTLHLFVSSDTIVDASRTPWTRAKNRMARAVNKPTPIDCRLGSWSSWTPCDSCTDRKFSFRYLERPSQFGGTECIDILWRREMCPTSTTPCLVPDYCEESFTCKETGRCISRSLQCNGESDCDDFSDEDGCENFNLRNDKCSTLIPIPGAERGTQGYSVLSGELMDHVLDPRYFGGECEYVYNGEWRKFTYDAFCENLHYNEDEKNYRKPYNYHTYHFMAQASSKGSSEYFDDMVSLLKARKTMSSSNGGFTVGIYHVEVGLSGSNEESFLNNITRFKSQDLGFIRLNSEVQTARFKMRTNKLMLHEDFYVSLMELPEEYDFGMYSRFFNTFGTHYITEGTMGGTLEHVVIVNKTTLRNLNINADQAGSCFGASFGLSIPVGTAAAIESKVSGQLCKKGGHFSEDRRGSSAIIQDVVTKVSGGITDSSAGLRAIRNPDIYRKWGLSLKYNPTLIDYEIMPIHELVRISTAADHVGDRLANLQRAFDEYLQQFDPCRCAPCSNNGIPVLSGTSCNCICSSGYQGYACEETNRGETKADGSWSCWGAWSPCTSRRKTRTRVCNNPPPQNGGATCLGSASQTWPC from the exons ATGGGGACATTCCTTCGTTTACTCCTTGGTTTATGCACACTGCATCTGTTTGTCAGTTCTGACACAATTGTGGACGCATCCAGGACGCCATGGACAAGAGCTAAAAACAG GATGGCCAGAGCTGTGAACAAACCAACACCTATCGACTGTAGACTGGGGAGCTGGTCATCTTGGACACCATGTGACTCCTGCACAGACAGAAAG TTCAGTTTCCGATACTTAGAGAGACCTTCACAGTTTGGTGGGACTGAGTGTATTGATATACTCTGGAGGAGGGAGATGTGTCCCACATCAACCACACCGTGTCTGGTCCCAGATTACTGTGAAGAGAGCTTCACCTGCAAAGAAACAG GGCGTTGCATCAGCCGTTCGCTTCAGTGTAATGGAGAGTCAGACTGTGATGATTTTTCTGATGAGGATGGATGTGAAAATTTTAACCTGAGAAACGACAAGTGTTCCACCCTCATACCGATCCCTGGTGCGGAGCGTGGCACGCAAGG CTATAGTGTTTTAAGTGGAGAATTAATGGATCATGTACTTGACCCAAGATATTTTGGAGGAGAGTGTGAATATGTCTATAATGGCGAATGGAGAAAATTCACTTATGATGCATTCTGCGAGAACCTGCACTACAATGAAGATGAAAAAAACTACAGGAAACCATACAACTACCATACTTACCATTTTATG GCCCAAGCATCATCAAAGGGCTCTTCTGAATATTTTGATGACATGGTGAGCCTGCTGAAAGCAAGGAAAACAATGTCATCGTCCAATGGTGGCTTCACAGTTGGAATCTACCATGTGGAAGTGGGACTGAGTGGCAGCAATGAAGAATCATTTCTCAATAACATAACACGGTTCAAAAGCCAG gaTTTAGGTTTCATTCGGCTTAATTCAGAAGTGCAAACCGCTCGCTTCAAGATGAGAACTAATAAGCTGATGCTTCATGAAGATTTCTATGTTTCACTCATGGAGCTCCCAGAGGAATACGACTTTGGGATGTACTCTCGCTTCTTCAACACATTTGGCACCCACTATATCACAGAGGGAACCATGGGGGGAACCCTGGAACATGTTGTGATTGTCAACAAAACAACACTGAGAAACTTAA ATATTAACGCTGATCAAGCTGGTTCATGCTTTGGTGCCTCGTTTGGTTTGAGTATTCCAGTTGGCACCGCTGCAGCAATAGAGTCCAAGGTGTCAGGGCAATTATGCAAAAAAGGCGGACATTTCAGTGAAG ATAGAAGAGGTAGTTCAGCTATTATTCAGGACGTTGTCACAAAAGTAAGCGGAGGAATCACAGACAGCAGCGCTGGTCTGAGGGCCATCAGGAACCCTGACATATACCGGAAGTGGGGGTTATCTCTTAAATATAACCCAACACTCATTGATTATGAG ATCATGCCGATTCATGAGCTTGTACGTATCAGCACAGCTGCTGACCACGTAGGTGACAGACTGGCCAACTTGCAGCGAGCCTTTGATGAGTATCTGCAGCAGTTTGACCCGTGCCGCTGTGCCCCCTGCAGCAACAATGGGATTCCTGTCCTCTCAGGCACTTCTTGTAATTGCATCTGTAGCTCAGGCTATCAGGGGTACGCCTGCGAAGAGACCAACCGAGGAG AAACCAAGGCAGATGGATCGTGGTCCTGCTGGGGGGCCTGGTCACCCTGTACATCGAGGAGGAAGACCAGGACAAGAGTGTGTAATAATCCTCCACCTCAGAATGGTGGAGCCACCTGCTTGGGCTCTGCTTCTCAGACGTGGCCCTGTTAA